One genomic segment of Alicycliphilus denitrificans K601 includes these proteins:
- the fabZ gene encoding 3-hydroxyacyl-ACP dehydratase FabZ, whose product MMDIHQILKLLPHRYPFLLVDRVVELDRGKRIQAIKNVTINEPFFTGHFPARPVMPGVLMLEALAQAAGLLSFDMMGEAPGDDKVFYFVGIDGARFKRPVEPGDQLILDVSLDRIKGGIYKFKGVARVGDSMACEAEIMCTMRTVA is encoded by the coding sequence ATGATGGACATTCACCAAATCCTCAAGCTCCTGCCACACCGCTATCCGTTTCTGCTAGTGGACCGTGTGGTCGAGCTCGACCGCGGTAAGCGCATCCAGGCGATCAAGAACGTCACCATCAACGAGCCGTTCTTCACGGGCCATTTCCCCGCCCGTCCGGTCATGCCCGGCGTGCTGATGCTGGAGGCTCTGGCCCAGGCCGCCGGCCTGCTGTCCTTCGACATGATGGGCGAGGCGCCCGGCGACGACAAGGTGTTCTACTTCGTCGGCATCGACGGCGCACGCTTCAAGCGCCCCGTGGAGCCGGGCGACCAGCTGATCCTTGACGTATCGCTCGACCGCATCAAGGGCGGCATCTACAAGTTCAAGGGCGTGGCCCGCGTGGGCGACAGCATGGCCTGCGAGGCCGAGATCATGTGCACCATGCGCACGGTGGCTTGA
- a CDS encoding helix-turn-helix domain-containing protein encodes MPTTELTRGMTEEQAAAYLGISRSTLRHGRSEGARRNRMTPPPFVKLGRKIVYLKDDLDTWLLKHRSDLATGSVSHV; translated from the coding sequence ATGCCGACCACTGAACTGACGCGCGGGATGACGGAAGAGCAAGCCGCCGCGTATCTGGGTATCTCCCGCTCCACACTGCGCCACGGCCGCTCCGAAGGTGCCCGCCGCAACCGCATGACCCCGCCTCCCTTCGTTAAATTGGGTCGCAAGATCGTCTACCTGAAGGACGATTTGGATACGTGGCTGCTCAAGCACCGTAGCGACCTTGCGACCGGGAGCGTCAGCCATGTCTAA
- a CDS encoding TrmH family RNA methyltransferase produces the protein MTAMQPVTIHSRDNALLKDLRRLSQDSTAYRKQGRVWLEGDHLCSAALARGQRPAIAVFSESFWPLAPEEYAQAATKNVVIADALWQDISGLESPARMGFVLPLPAQQALDAQSPTVVLDRLQDAGNVGSILRSASAFGFAQIAALKGTAALWSPKVLRAGMGAHFALRLVEGLDVQDIDRLRVPLLATSSHQGDWLHRAQLPWPCGWIMGHEGQGVSPDLQRRASRHIRIVQPGGEESLNVGAAAAICLHASAAARA, from the coding sequence ATGACAGCCATGCAGCCCGTCACCATCCATTCGCGCGACAACGCGCTGCTCAAGGACCTGCGCCGCCTGTCGCAGGACAGCACGGCCTACCGCAAGCAGGGCCGCGTATGGCTGGAGGGCGACCACCTGTGCAGCGCCGCCCTGGCGCGTGGCCAGCGCCCGGCCATCGCGGTGTTTTCAGAGTCTTTCTGGCCTCTAGCGCCCGAGGAGTATGCGCAGGCAGCTACCAAAAACGTAGTGATCGCCGACGCCTTGTGGCAGGACATCAGCGGCCTGGAATCGCCCGCGCGCATGGGTTTCGTGCTGCCGCTGCCGGCGCAGCAGGCGCTCGATGCGCAATCGCCCACGGTGGTGCTCGACCGCCTGCAGGACGCGGGCAACGTGGGCTCCATCCTGCGCAGCGCATCGGCCTTCGGCTTCGCGCAGATCGCGGCGCTCAAGGGCACGGCGGCGCTCTGGTCGCCCAAGGTGCTGCGCGCCGGCATGGGCGCGCACTTCGCCCTGCGCTTGGTCGAGGGCCTGGACGTGCAGGACATCGACCGCCTGCGCGTGCCGCTGCTGGCCACCAGCTCGCACCAGGGCGACTGGCTGCACCGCGCCCAGCTCCCTTGGCCCTGCGGCTGGATCATGGGCCACGAGGGGCAGGGCGTGTCGCCCGACCTGCAGCGGCGCGCAAGCCGGCACATCCGCATCGTGCAGCCGGGCGGCGAGGAGTCCCTCAACGTGGGCGCGGCCGCCGCCATCTGCCTGCACGCGAGCGCCGCGGCGCGTGCTTGA
- the bamA gene encoding outer membrane protein assembly factor BamA produces MRKHINRLGVRTVSAVAAMVFAANAAWALAPFKVQDIRVEGLQRVEPGTIFASLPLRVGDEYNDEKGAAAIRALFALGLFKDVRLEASGNVLVVVVEERPTIADVEFAGTKEFDKDTLKKAMRDVGLTEGRPFDKALADRAEQELKRQYINRSLYGAEVVTTVTPIERNRVNLTFTVTEGEPAKIKEIRIVGNQAFGESTLKGLFDQDTGGWMSWYTKSNRYSRAKLNADLETLRSYYLARGYLEFRIDSTQVAISPDKQDISITINVTEGQRYVVSGVKLEGNYLDRDDEFKSLVTIRPGEPYNADRVAETTKAFTDHFGNFGFAFARVEAVPEIDRENNRVALVLRAEPSRRAYVRRIQVSGNNRTRDEVIRREFRQYEASWYDGDKIKLSRDRVDRLGFFTEVNVETQEVPGAPDQVDLVINVAEKPTGSLQLGAGFSSAEKVALSFAIKQENVFGSGNYLGVDVNTSKYRRTLVFSTTDPYFTQDGISRTLDVYYRTAKPYENQGGNYELVTAGTSIRFGVPFSETDTVFFGGGLEQTQIKVGTNIPAAYLVYAEKFGDTSWSLPLTIGWSRDDRDSALAPNSGRYQRLNTEWSVAGDARYVRGNYQIQQYIPLNKQYTLAFNGELGMGKGMNGRPFPVFKNFYSGGLGSVRGFDQGTLGPRDVTGASLGGPKKITLNAEFIAPVPGAGNDRTLRWFAFVDAGNVYGEDENWELSDLRASAGLGLSWISPLGPLRIAFAQPVRKFAGDRIQKLQFQIGTSF; encoded by the coding sequence ATGAGAAAACACATCAATCGCCTGGGCGTGCGCACGGTATCGGCCGTTGCTGCCATGGTCTTTGCCGCCAACGCAGCGTGGGCCCTGGCGCCATTCAAGGTGCAGGACATTCGTGTGGAGGGCCTGCAGCGCGTGGAGCCCGGAACCATCTTCGCGTCGCTGCCGCTGCGCGTGGGCGACGAATACAACGACGAGAAGGGCGCCGCCGCCATCCGCGCGCTGTTCGCCCTGGGCCTGTTCAAGGACGTGCGCCTGGAAGCGTCGGGCAACGTGCTCGTGGTCGTGGTGGAGGAGCGCCCCACGATCGCCGACGTCGAGTTCGCCGGCACCAAGGAGTTCGACAAGGACACGCTCAAGAAGGCCATGCGCGACGTGGGCCTGACCGAGGGGCGCCCCTTCGACAAGGCCCTGGCCGACCGCGCCGAGCAGGAGCTCAAGCGCCAGTACATCAACCGCAGCCTGTACGGCGCCGAGGTGGTGACCACCGTCACGCCGATCGAGCGCAACCGCGTGAATCTCACCTTCACCGTGACCGAGGGCGAGCCCGCCAAGATCAAGGAAATCCGCATCGTCGGCAACCAGGCCTTCGGCGAATCCACGCTCAAGGGCCTGTTCGACCAGGACACGGGCGGCTGGATGAGCTGGTACACCAAGTCCAACCGCTATTCGCGCGCCAAGCTCAACGCCGACCTGGAGACGCTGCGCTCGTACTACCTGGCGCGCGGCTACCTGGAGTTCCGCATCGACTCCACACAGGTGGCGATCTCGCCGGACAAGCAGGACATCTCCATCACCATCAACGTGACCGAGGGTCAGCGCTACGTGGTCTCCGGCGTGAAGCTGGAGGGCAACTACCTCGACCGCGACGACGAGTTCAAGTCGCTCGTCACCATCCGCCCCGGCGAGCCCTATAACGCCGACAGGGTGGCCGAGACCACCAAGGCCTTCACCGACCACTTCGGCAACTTCGGCTTCGCCTTCGCACGCGTGGAGGCCGTGCCCGAGATCGACCGCGAGAACAACCGCGTGGCCCTGGTGCTGCGCGCCGAGCCGTCGCGCCGCGCCTACGTGCGCCGTATCCAGGTGAGTGGCAACAACCGCACGCGCGACGAAGTCATCCGCCGCGAGTTCCGCCAGTACGAGGCCTCGTGGTACGACGGCGACAAGATCAAGCTCTCGCGCGACCGCGTGGACCGCCTGGGCTTCTTCACCGAGGTTAACGTGGAGACGCAGGAGGTGCCGGGCGCGCCCGACCAGGTGGACCTGGTCATCAACGTCGCCGAAAAGCCCACGGGCTCGCTGCAGCTGGGTGCGGGCTTCTCCAGCGCCGAGAAGGTCGCCCTGTCGTTCGCGATCAAGCAGGAGAACGTTTTCGGCTCCGGCAACTACCTGGGCGTGGACGTGAACACCAGCAAGTACCGCCGCACGCTGGTGTTCTCCACCACCGACCCCTATTTCACGCAGGACGGCATCTCCAGGACGCTGGACGTGTACTACCGCACGGCCAAGCCCTACGAGAACCAGGGCGGCAACTACGAACTCGTTACGGCGGGCACGAGCATACGTTTCGGCGTGCCGTTCAGCGAGACCGACACCGTGTTCTTCGGCGGCGGGCTGGAGCAGACCCAGATCAAGGTCGGCACCAACATCCCGGCCGCGTATCTGGTGTACGCGGAGAAGTTCGGCGACACCAGCTGGTCCCTGCCGCTGACCATCGGCTGGTCGCGCGACGACCGCGACAGCGCGCTCGCGCCCAATTCGGGCCGCTACCAGCGCCTGAACACCGAGTGGTCCGTGGCCGGCGATGCGCGCTACGTGCGCGGCAACTACCAGATCCAGCAGTACATACCGCTCAACAAGCAGTACACCCTGGCCTTCAATGGCGAGCTGGGCATGGGCAAGGGCATGAACGGCCGGCCGTTCCCCGTGTTCAAGAACTTCTATTCGGGCGGCCTGGGCTCGGTGCGCGGCTTCGACCAAGGCACGTTGGGTCCGCGTGACGTGACGGGCGCCTCGCTCGGCGGCCCCAAGAAGATCACGCTCAATGCCGAGTTCATCGCGCCGGTTCCCGGCGCCGGCAACGACCGCACGCTGCGCTGGTTCGCCTTCGTGGACGCGGGCAACGTGTATGGCGAAGACGAAAATTGGGAGCTGAGCGACCTGCGCGCCTCGGCGGGCCTGGGGCTGAGCTGGATTTCCCCGTTGGGCCCGCTGCGCATCGCCTTTGCGCAGCCGGTGCGCAAATTCGCCGGCGATAGAATCCAGAAACTGCAATTCCAGATCGGAACATCCTTCTAA
- the lpxA gene encoding acyl-ACP--UDP-N-acetylglucosamine O-acyltransferase has product MTTIHPTAIVDPAAQLDPSVTVGPYAVIGPHVRIGARTSVGAHCVIEGHTTIGADNRIFQFASLGAEPQDKKYAGEPTRLVIGDRNTIREFCTFNTGTVQDQGETRVGDDNWIMAYVHIAHDCVVGSQVILANSATLAGHVHVGDQVIIGGLTGVHQYSRVGAHAMAGFASHVSQDVPPFMMVDGNPLAVRGLNIEGLRRRGFSAQRVAALKQAYRLLYRQGLTLEAALSAMGELPHSHPEAEGDIALLRDFVAASRRGIAR; this is encoded by the coding sequence GTGACCACCATCCATCCGACGGCCATCGTCGATCCCGCGGCGCAGCTCGATCCATCCGTCACCGTGGGGCCCTATGCGGTCATCGGGCCGCACGTGCGCATCGGCGCGCGCACCAGCGTGGGCGCGCACTGCGTGATCGAGGGCCACACCACGATCGGCGCGGACAACCGCATCTTTCAGTTCGCCTCGCTGGGCGCGGAGCCGCAGGACAAGAAATACGCGGGCGAGCCCACGCGCCTGGTGATCGGCGACCGCAACACCATCCGCGAGTTCTGCACCTTCAACACCGGCACGGTGCAGGACCAGGGCGAGACCCGCGTGGGCGACGACAACTGGATCATGGCCTACGTGCACATCGCCCACGACTGCGTGGTGGGCAGCCAGGTCATCCTGGCCAACAGCGCCACGCTGGCCGGGCACGTGCACGTGGGCGACCAGGTCATCATCGGGGGCCTCACGGGCGTGCACCAGTATTCCAGGGTCGGCGCCCATGCCATGGCGGGCTTCGCGAGCCATGTCTCGCAGGACGTGCCGCCCTTCATGATGGTGGACGGTAACCCGCTGGCCGTGCGCGGCCTGAACATCGAGGGCCTGCGCCGCCGCGGCTTCTCGGCCCAGCGCGTGGCCGCCCTCAAGCAGGCCTATCGCCTGCTGTATCGCCAAGGCCTGACGCTGGAGGCCGCGCTCTCGGCCATGGGCGAGCTGCCGCATTCGCATCCCGAGGCCGAGGGCGACATCGCCCTGCTGCGCGACTTCGTCGCCGCCTCGCGCCGCGGTATCGCGCGCTGA
- the lpxD gene encoding UDP-3-O-(3-hydroxymyristoyl)glucosamine N-acyltransferase: MSLRLGQIVDALGGRLEGADRDTEIQRIAPLESAGPGDLAFLSNPRYRSQLAASRAACVIVAPGMREAALERGACIVADQPYVYFARVTQLWVHAQGLGARAGIHPSAVVDAQAQVHPTATIGPLCVVERGAVIGAHTVLKSRVTVGERCTVGARCILHPGVVIGADGFGFAHERGEWVKIEQLGAVRIGDDVEIGANTCIDRGALDDTVIEDGVKLDNLIQIAHNVHIGRHTAMAGCSAVAGSTRIGAHCTIAGAASIVGHLELADNVHISTNTVVTHSIARPGQYTGVFPMDDNAKWEKNAATLRQLYRLRERIKALEQARKDDQSATQQ; this comes from the coding sequence GTGAGCTTGCGACTCGGGCAGATCGTCGATGCACTCGGGGGCAGGCTTGAGGGGGCGGACAGGGACACCGAGATCCAGCGCATCGCGCCGCTGGAATCGGCCGGTCCCGGCGACCTGGCCTTCCTGAGCAATCCGCGCTACCGGTCCCAGCTGGCCGCCTCCAGGGCGGCCTGTGTCATTGTGGCGCCCGGCATGCGCGAGGCCGCGCTGGAGCGCGGCGCATGCATCGTCGCGGACCAGCCCTACGTCTACTTCGCGCGCGTCACGCAGCTGTGGGTGCACGCGCAGGGGCTGGGCGCCCGGGCGGGCATCCACCCGAGCGCCGTCGTCGATGCGCAGGCGCAGGTGCATCCCACGGCAACCATCGGCCCGCTGTGCGTGGTCGAGCGCGGCGCGGTGATCGGCGCGCACACGGTGCTCAAGTCGCGCGTCACGGTCGGCGAGCGCTGCACCGTGGGTGCGCGCTGTATCCTGCACCCGGGCGTGGTGATAGGGGCGGACGGCTTCGGCTTCGCGCACGAGCGGGGCGAGTGGGTCAAGATCGAGCAGCTGGGCGCCGTGCGCATCGGCGACGACGTGGAGATCGGCGCCAACACCTGCATAGACCGCGGCGCCCTGGACGACACGGTGATCGAGGACGGCGTCAAGCTCGACAACCTCATCCAGATAGCCCACAACGTGCACATAGGCCGGCACACGGCCATGGCCGGCTGCTCGGCGGTCGCGGGCAGCACGCGCATCGGCGCGCACTGCACGATCGCGGGCGCCGCGTCCATCGTCGGGCACTTGGAGTTGGCGGACAATGTGCACATTTCCACCAACACGGTGGTCACGCACTCGATTGCACGGCCCGGGCAGTACACGGGGGTGTTTCCCATGGACGACAATGCGAAGTGGGAAAAGAACGCGGCCACGCTGCGGCAGCTGTACCGGCTGCGCGAACGCATCAAGGCCCTTGAACAAGCACGAAAAGACGACCAGAGCGCTACACAACAATGA
- the lpxB gene encoding lipid-A-disaccharide synthase: protein MEHPPRVAMVAGETSGDLLAGLLLDGLRARWPGVASMGIGGPRMQERGFDAWWHSERLAVHGYSIELVRRLWGILQIRKALRVRLLADRPDVFIGVDAPDFNLGLERDLRAAGVKTVHFVCPSIWAWRADRVEKIRAAADHVLCIFPFEPELLARHGIAATYVGHPLASVIPMAPDRLAARAQLGLTADDEVLAILPGSRSAEVAYIARPFFQAAALIRKARTAIKIVVPAVPALRGRIEQIARECGVLESLAIVTGQSHQVLAACDCTLIASGTATLEAALFKRPMVIAYHMHPVSWRLMRRKQLQPWVGLPNILCRDFVVPELLQDAATPRALAAAVQQWLDAPARDPGRIARLEQRFTALHEELQRDTPRLAAHAIAQILA, encoded by the coding sequence ATGGAGCATCCACCACGCGTCGCCATGGTGGCCGGCGAGACGTCCGGCGACCTGCTGGCCGGCCTGCTGCTCGACGGGCTGCGCGCCCGGTGGCCCGGCGTGGCCAGCATGGGCATAGGTGGGCCGCGCATGCAGGAGCGCGGCTTCGACGCCTGGTGGCACAGCGAGCGCCTGGCCGTGCATGGCTACAGCATCGAACTCGTGCGGCGCCTGTGGGGCATCCTGCAGATCCGCAAGGCACTGCGCGTCAGGCTGCTGGCGGACAGACCGGACGTGTTCATCGGCGTGGACGCGCCAGACTTCAACCTGGGCCTGGAGCGCGACCTGCGCGCCGCCGGCGTCAAGACCGTGCACTTCGTCTGTCCGTCGATCTGGGCCTGGCGTGCCGACCGTGTCGAGAAGATCCGCGCCGCCGCCGACCACGTGCTCTGCATCTTCCCGTTCGAGCCCGAACTGCTCGCGCGCCACGGCATCGCTGCCACCTACGTGGGCCATCCGCTGGCCAGCGTCATTCCCATGGCGCCCGACAGGCTGGCCGCGCGTGCGCAGCTGGGCCTGACGGCGGATGACGAGGTTCTCGCTATCCTGCCCGGCAGCCGATCGGCCGAGGTGGCCTACATCGCGAGGCCGTTCTTCCAGGCCGCGGCGCTCATCAGGAAAGCGCGGACAGCTATCAAAATAGTAGTCCCCGCAGTGCCCGCGCTGCGTGGGCGCATCGAGCAGATCGCGCGCGAATGCGGCGTGCTGGAGAGCCTCGCCATCGTCACGGGCCAGTCGCACCAGGTGCTGGCCGCCTGCGACTGCACGCTGATCGCCAGCGGCACGGCCACGCTGGAGGCGGCGCTGTTCAAGCGCCCCATGGTCATCGCCTACCATATGCACCCGGTCAGCTGGCGCCTGATGCGGCGTAAGCAACTGCAGCCCTGGGTGGGCCTGCCCAACATCCTGTGCCGCGACTTCGTCGTGCCCGAGCTGCTGCAGGACGCCGCCACGCCCCGGGCGCTGGCCGCGGCCGTGCAGCAATGGCTGGATGCGCCCGCCCGGGACCCCGGGCGCATCGCACGGCTGGAGCAGCGCTTCACGGCCCTGCACGAAGAACTGCAGCGCGACACCCCGCGCCTCGCCGCCCATGCCATTGCCCAGATCCTTGCCTGA
- a CDS encoding OmpH family outer membrane protein, with amino-acid sequence MKSLSRHIPLVLLLGSLAAAVPAQAQEFKAGFVNTDRIFREANTAKAAQAKLEQEFSKREKELVDMGNALKSATEKFEREAPTMAESQRVARQRQLVDQDRDFQRKRREFQEDLGARKNEELGQVLERANRVVKQLAEAEKYDVILQEAVYINPKHDITDKVIKAMNAAGNSGK; translated from the coding sequence ATGAAATCCCTTTCCCGCCATATTCCCCTGGTCCTTCTGCTGGGCTCCCTGGCTGCCGCAGTGCCAGCCCAGGCCCAGGAGTTCAAGGCCGGCTTCGTCAACACCGACCGCATCTTCCGTGAGGCCAACACCGCCAAGGCGGCGCAGGCCAAGCTGGAGCAGGAGTTCTCCAAGCGCGAGAAGGAGCTCGTGGACATGGGCAACGCCCTCAAGAGCGCCACCGAGAAGTTCGAGCGCGAGGCCCCCACGATGGCCGAGAGCCAGCGCGTCGCGCGCCAGCGCCAGCTGGTGGACCAGGACCGCGACTTCCAGCGCAAGCGCCGCGAGTTCCAGGAAGACCTGGGCGCGCGCAAGAACGAGGAGTTGGGCCAGGTGCTCGAGCGCGCCAACAGGGTCGTCAAGCAATTGGCTGAGGCCGAGAAGTACGACGTGATCCTGCAGGAAGCCGTCTACATCAACCCCAAGCACGACATCACCGACAAGGTGATCAAGGCCATGAACGCTGCCGGCAATTCCGGCAAGTGA
- a CDS encoding site-specific integrase, producing MKAKITNQLLAALSPSNTTYEVNDTELRGFQLRIQPTGTKTFLVAYRLRDGRKNRYVIGRTPPLTPAQARDEAKKVLGDVARGIDPNDDKRQQRREERKPTLEAFIDEHYAPWALAHLGTAEKTLARMRVAFKEHLDKRLDSLTAWQFDKWKSERLKSGLKPTSVNRELASLRSALTKAVEWELIPEHPLRKVKQAKVDEDHRVRFLSDAEETRLREVLDAREANARAARVRHNEWRMQRGHEARPLIAEGEFIDHIRPMILVTINTGLRRGELFKLKRSDIDMEKRMLKVRAAAAKSGKSRFVPLNEEAAAMLARWMDQHPGEDEELVFPGKDGAPLTNVDSAWGSIVKAVKLQDFHWHDMRHHFASRLVMAGVDLNTVRELLGHADLKMTLRYAHLAPEHKAQAVAKLVRAA from the coding sequence GTGAAAGCAAAAATTACCAACCAGTTGTTGGCAGCCCTGTCGCCCAGCAATACCACTTACGAAGTCAATGACACCGAACTGCGCGGCTTCCAGCTTCGCATTCAACCTACGGGGACCAAGACTTTCCTCGTTGCCTATCGGTTGCGCGATGGCCGTAAGAACCGTTACGTCATCGGCCGCACGCCGCCGTTGACCCCGGCGCAGGCCCGCGACGAGGCCAAGAAGGTTCTCGGCGACGTGGCGCGTGGCATCGACCCCAATGATGACAAGCGCCAGCAACGCCGCGAAGAGCGCAAGCCGACGCTTGAAGCGTTTATTGACGAGCATTACGCCCCTTGGGCGCTGGCGCATCTTGGGACGGCCGAGAAAACCTTGGCACGCATGCGCGTTGCGTTCAAGGAGCACCTTGACAAGCGGCTCGACAGTCTCACCGCGTGGCAGTTCGACAAGTGGAAGTCCGAGCGGCTCAAGAGCGGACTGAAACCCACATCCGTCAACCGCGAATTGGCATCGCTGCGTTCCGCACTGACGAAAGCCGTTGAATGGGAGTTGATTCCCGAACACCCGTTGCGCAAAGTCAAGCAGGCCAAGGTTGACGAAGATCACCGTGTCCGCTTCCTGTCTGACGCAGAGGAAACCCGGCTGCGCGAAGTTTTGGACGCTCGGGAGGCCAATGCCCGCGCAGCGCGCGTGCGACACAACGAATGGAGGATGCAGCGCGGACATGAAGCTCGCCCGCTGATCGCCGAAGGCGAGTTCATCGACCATATTCGGCCGATGATCCTTGTCACCATCAATACAGGCTTGCGGCGGGGTGAACTGTTCAAGCTCAAGCGTTCTGATATCGACATGGAGAAGCGCATGCTCAAGGTCCGCGCAGCCGCTGCCAAGAGCGGCAAAAGTCGTTTCGTTCCGTTGAACGAAGAGGCCGCCGCCATGCTGGCGCGCTGGATGGACCAGCATCCCGGCGAGGACGAGGAACTTGTTTTCCCCGGCAAGGATGGCGCACCGCTGACCAATGTGGACTCCGCTTGGGGTTCGATTGTCAAGGCGGTGAAACTCCAAGATTTCCATTGGCACGACATGCGGCATCACTTTGCCTCGCGGCTCGTGATGGCCGGTGTTGACCTCAACACCGTACGCGAACTGCTTGGCCATGCCGACTTGAAGATGACTCTCCGGTACGCCCATCTCGCACCGGAGCACAAAGCGCAGGCAGTCGCCAAGCTGGTGCGCGCGGCATAG
- the rnhB gene encoding ribonuclease HII, whose translation MPLPRSLPEQASFDWHPGGLVAGVDEAGRGPLAGPVVAAAVILDDQQPIVGLADSKALTAARRERLFDEIRAKALCCSVAEASVEEIDRLNILQATLLAMRRAVQGLRLKPTLALVDGNRLPRLDMPAEAIVKGDARVAAISAASILAKVTRDRWCAELHAQYPQYGFAGHKGYGTAEHLAALQAHGACPQHRRSFAPVARALALP comes from the coding sequence ATGCCATTGCCCAGATCCTTGCCTGAACAGGCCAGCTTCGACTGGCATCCGGGCGGCCTCGTGGCCGGCGTGGACGAGGCCGGCCGCGGCCCGCTGGCCGGGCCCGTGGTCGCGGCCGCGGTCATCCTCGACGACCAGCAGCCCATTGTCGGCCTGGCCGACTCCAAGGCCCTCACGGCCGCGCGGCGAGAGCGGCTCTTCGACGAGATTCGCGCCAAGGCCCTGTGCTGCAGCGTTGCCGAGGCCAGCGTGGAGGAGATCGACCGGCTCAACATCCTGCAGGCCACGCTGCTGGCCATGCGCCGCGCCGTGCAGGGCCTGCGCCTCAAGCCCACGCTGGCGCTGGTGGACGGCAACCGGCTGCCGCGGCTGGACATGCCCGCCGAGGCCATCGTCAAGGGCGATGCGCGGGTGGCGGCCATCTCGGCGGCCTCCATCCTGGCCAAGGTCACGCGCGACCGCTGGTGCGCCGAGCTGCACGCGCAATACCCGCAATACGGCTTCGCGGGCCACAAGGGCTACGGCACGGCCGAGCACCTGGCCGCCTTGCAGGCGCATGGCGCCTGCCCGCAGCACCGCCGCTCGTTCGCCCCCGTGGCGCGCGCCCTGGCCCTCCCATGA
- a CDS encoding virulence-associated E has protein sequence MTASDLHPDIDHARQFLELLDADPDSFTFQIFAERTGSKEFPRILHGSLTQHADTLVKANLNGAGIFVMVNAGDLSGRKAENVRRVRAHYVDLDKCGIDPLFTAELPPHIVVESSPGKWHAYWLAAPETALDEFPAVQKALAKRFSGDPAVSDPARVMRLPGFYHQKKDGDPFMTLMQQGKEA, from the coding sequence ATGACGGCCTCTGATCTGCACCCCGACATCGACCACGCCCGCCAGTTCCTTGAACTGCTGGATGCTGACCCGGACAGCTTCACTTTTCAAATTTTCGCCGAGCGCACCGGTAGCAAGGAGTTTCCGCGCATCCTGCACGGCTCCCTGACCCAGCATGCCGACACCTTGGTCAAAGCCAATTTGAACGGTGCCGGTATCTTCGTTATGGTGAATGCGGGCGACCTGAGCGGCCGCAAGGCCGAAAACGTCCGCCGCGTTCGCGCCCACTATGTGGACTTGGATAAGTGCGGTATTGACCCCCTGTTCACCGCAGAGCTGCCCCCGCACATTGTTGTGGAGAGCAGCCCCGGCAAATGGCATGCGTACTGGTTGGCGGCGCCCGAAACGGCCCTCGACGAGTTCCCGGCTGTCCAGAAGGCTTTGGCCAAACGCTTTTCTGGCGACCCTGCCGTCAGCGATCCGGCGCGTGTGATGCGCCTTCCCGGCTTCTATCACCAAAAGAAGGATGGCGATCCTTTCATGACGTTGATGCAACAAGGGAAGGAAGCCTGA